Part of the Sporomusa termitida genome, TGCCGGCGCGGTATCTATACGAGGTGGCGGAAACAATCAAGGAAGGCTCAGGGTTTCCCAAACTGATTAATGATGAAGAAGTGGTTCCTTTGCTGCTGGCAAAAGGGGCAAGCTTGGAAGAGGCTTTTGATTATGCCGTGTCCGGCTGTGCCGAATGCCGCATGCCGAACCGGGATACCTATACAAGCCCCTGTGCCTATATTAATTTCCCGGCTGCTGTGGAAATGACAATCTACAACGGAAAAATGCAACTCCACGGGAACGAGCAGATTGGGCCGGAAACGGGAGATCCCCGGGATTTTGCAACCTGGGAAGAGTTCTGGCAGGCCTATTTAACGCAGCATATTAATTTTCTGAAACATGCCTTTATTCAACAACAGGTCATTATTAATCTGCGGGCGCGGCATTTCGCCTGGCCGCTGGGATCGGCCCTGCATGATCTGTGCATGCAGCACTATAAGGATATTCACACCCCGGTTATTGAAGGCGGCATTGATTTAGGCTATTTTGAATTTATGGGCTATGGCACGGTCGTGGATTCGCTGGCAGCCATTAAAAAGCTGGTTTATGAAGAGAAAACAGTAACGATGGCCGAACTGGTTGCGGCGATGGAATGCAATTTTGAGGGCCGGGAAGTAATCCGGCAATTACTCCTTAATGCGCCTAAATATGGCAATGATGACCCTTATGCGGATGCGATTGCCAAAGAACTGGACCGTCAGTGCCTGCAATTTACCAGAAAATATTCAAAAGAATTGGGTGTACACCTGGATCTGCGCCTGGTGCCCTTTACCTCCCATGTGCCTTTTGGCAAAGTGGTCAGTGCAACCCCTAACGGCCGAAAGGCTTATACGCCGCTGTCTGACGGGTCTTCAGCCTCGCAGGGGGCTGATGTGAATGGCCCTACAGCCGTGCTGCTGTCAAACTACATGTCCAAAAATACCGGCTTTAGGGAACGGGCGGCCCGGCTGTTAAATGTGAAATTGAGCCCTGCGTGTGTGGCCGGTGAGGGGGGAACCGATAAGCTGGTTGCTTTTATCCGGACCTGGTGTGATTTGAAATTATGGCACCTGCAGTTTAATGTAATTAACCGGGCAACCCTGCTGGCCGCGAAGAAAGATCCGGAGAAATACCGCAATCTGATTGTGCGCATAGCCGGCTACAGCGCCTATTTTACCGATTTATCCCCCGATTTGCAGGATGATCTTATTGCCCGTACCGAGCATACTGCTATCTGATAGATAATAGCTGCAATAATCCCCGGGGAGAGACAAGATGTTAACTAATGATACAAATGGCAGCAGCGGCTATGTTTTTAATATTCAACGTTATTCGCTGCATGACGGCTTAGGCATCCGGACCGTCGTCTTTCTTAAGGGCTGCCCGCTGCAATGCCGCTGGTGCAGCAACCCTGAATCGCAGCGGTATACGCCGGAGCTTGCCTACAACAGGAGTAAATGTATCGGGTATGAGGCCTGCTCCCGGTGTCAGACAGTATGTGAATATGCTGCTGTGGCTAAGAGTCAGGACGGCATGATGACAATTAACAGGGATAAGTGCCGGCAATGCCACCGCTGCGCAGACAAGTGCCCTGCCAAAGCCTTGCATACCTTTGGGCGGCAAATGTCGGTGGCCGACATCCTAACCGTGGTGGAAGCAGACAGTGCTTTTTACATGCGTTCCGGCGGCGGCTTGACAATCAGCGGCGGTGAACCGCTGGTGCAGGCTGATTTTGTAATCAGCATTTTAAAGGAAACAAAAAGAAAACGCATTGATGCCACAATCGAAACCTGTGGCTATGCCCCGTGGGCCGACCTCAGCCGGGTAGGGGCTTATTTAAAAACCATCATTTTTGATATAAAGTCGATGGACCCGAATAAGCATAAAGAATTCACCGGACGCAATAATGATTTGATTTTAACTAACCTGACCGGCCTGCGGCGCGCATATCCCCAGTTGCAGATTTTGGTCCGTACCCCGCTAATTCCCGGCTTTAACGATTCCGAGCAAGACATCGGTGCTATCCTGGATTTTATTAAGGGCTGGCCTAACACCAGCTATGAGCT contains:
- the hpsG gene encoding (2S)-3-sulfopropanediol dehydratase codes for the protein MPDIVLSPQERRLQAEIAGNPVLHTRQRTYNILNTFAATKPRVDVERAKYFTESFRQTEGEPLILRWSKALKHIAEHITVYIDDHQQLVGRAGSPGRYGILYPELDGDFLGQAIEQMPTRVESPFNIAAADARIVIEEIAPYWQGKTFHENLAKALPQETLKYTYDPEDPLKSRFIVNETASFRSSIQWVHDYEKVLKRGFKGIKAEAREKLSRLDPLSPVDTMEKAPFLQAVVIACEAIILWANRHADLAEKLAAQEADLSRQAELRQIADICRWVPENPARNFREAMQAQWFTQMFSRLEQKTGTIISNGRMDQYLYPFYQQDIEAGVLSAAAALQLLECMWLAMAQFIDLYISPTGGAFNEGYAHWEAVTIGGQTPEGRDATNELTYLFLQSKREFPLHYPDLAARIHGRVPARYLYEVAETIKEGSGFPKLINDEEVVPLLLAKGASLEEAFDYAVSGCAECRMPNRDTYTSPCAYINFPAAVEMTIYNGKMQLHGNEQIGPETGDPRDFATWEEFWQAYLTQHINFLKHAFIQQQVIINLRARHFAWPLGSALHDLCMQHYKDIHTPVIEGGIDLGYFEFMGYGTVVDSLAAIKKLVYEEKTVTMAELVAAMECNFEGREVIRQLLLNAPKYGNDDPYADAIAKELDRQCLQFTRKYSKELGVHLDLRLVPFTSHVPFGKVVSATPNGRKAYTPLSDGSSASQGADVNGPTAVLLSNYMSKNTGFRERAARLLNVKLSPACVAGEGGTDKLVAFIRTWCDLKLWHLQFNVINRATLLAAKKDPEKYRNLIVRIAGYSAYFTDLSPDLQDDLIARTEHTAI
- the hpsH gene encoding (2S)-3-sulfopropanediol dehydratase activating enzyme, which codes for MLTNDTNGSSGYVFNIQRYSLHDGLGIRTVVFLKGCPLQCRWCSNPESQRYTPELAYNRSKCIGYEACSRCQTVCEYAAVAKSQDGMMTINRDKCRQCHRCADKCPAKALHTFGRQMSVADILTVVEADSAFYMRSGGGLTISGGEPLVQADFVISILKETKRKRIDATIETCGYAPWADLSRVGAYLKTIIFDIKSMDPNKHKEFTGRNNDLILTNLTGLRRAYPQLQILVRTPLIPGFNDSEQDIGAILDFIKGWPNTSYELLSYHRLGQQKYGYLGRDYPMGDSQLDNGKLQTINAYIKSRTGRGLA